The DNA window CACATCAAAATACAACTCATTTTTGAACTGGCCCATCAAAACCGGTCTAGCCAGGTTGCAAAACCGGTCTATCCGGTTTTTTGCGGGGTGGTCTGGTTGTTTTTCTAAGAAAACTAGCATGGCCGGTTCTAAATCTGGCTAGACCTATTTTTCTGGTAAATCCGGCCTGGTCGGTTTTGGAATCCAGCCAGGTCTGTTGTGATCGTTTCTCTTTAGGCATCGTAGATGGCGTGGGATTTGGTTCGGATTTTGGACGGGAGTGCAAAACCGAAGAAAAATCAAAACAGGAGAAAAAGGGAGAGAGGGGATGACGGGCCATGATGGAGTGAAGACATGAACCTTACATAGATACATTTTAAGTCATATAAAATAATATACTCAATCTGTTTCGAAATATTGAGTTTGTCATAAGTTCAGTTATTTCAAGTTTGATCAGACTGATAGAGAATTAACATTTATCACGTCAAAGAAGTAACTACTAAAATTGCCATCGTAAATATTGTTTTTTTGTGTAATCTTAGTTGAACTGAAAAAGTGTTTGACTTAGGATAGAATTAGAATGACTTTCTTTTGAGAATGGAGATAGTAAGAGATCTAATATTTCTCATTTGACATCATCAACATTATTGGCTTTTAACCTTTGTCACGTTTAGGATAGTTTAGGACGCGTTTGGTTTACAGCCGCTGCATGCTGCAACTAATCTGCGGCCATGCCAAAACTTCGGTGCCAAATTCGTTCGCCACGCTTATGGCGCGTTTTGGCATGAAAAATAAACTAGCGAGTGATGGCGAGGCTACGGCATGCCGCAACTCACGTAGCGAACTAAACGTGAGCCAAAAATAGGGCGTGGAAGGTTCGGCGTGATGCGGCAAGGTGTGGATGCGAAGCAAACGCGTCCTTAACTTTTAACAAACTAAGGAATTAAACAATGTCCATCAAATGTAGAATTTATTTTTTCCCAATAAATATAAGCATTTTTTGGGTAATCCACTCTCATCCCTCACTATTTAGGCTACCTGAACAAGCCGTGTTAATTGGTGCGATCGAGTAGCAGTACGTTCAATTCATTTCCTTTCATTCTTAATCCACATCTTATAATTAGAAATAGAGGGAGTATGAACATAGTCTAGAGAGCTAAAGATATatgacaacaatacttttctcaTGGTAGCGATAGAATAAAACCCTATTTGACATAGTTTCACCAACCACTTCATGAGTTTTTTTTGCTAAACAccttttttcaaaacaatttcaTGGGTGAAGGTCCTTTTCTATGCTCTCACAAAGGAATGAAGAGAGATGAAGCTAACAAAAGTAGTTTTTCACGGATCTCTCCCTCATTTCCCTCTCTCAGCCATGTATTAAGCTGCTAGTGAAACTGTTTTGCTAATCGGTTTTTCTAAACAAATCTCCGCTTCACCGAGAAAGCCGCTCGTGAAGCCATTAAAAAAACAGCTTCAATGATGAAGCTGAGCTGTCCCAAATAGGACCTAAATTTCACTCTCAGTAGTCAACTCTGATATTTTATTAATATAATTGACATATATATTAATATAGGGAAATtattaatatatataaatatagatatatagatagagATATGGTCAGATAAAACAACGGTACTGATTGCTGTTTTATTCGGACAAGGAATTGGTCCAATGGACCTCTGTGAGAGCCTTGTCACCAATATCCCTAATCCACGGCCCACATAGATAGGACCACCACGCCTCCACCCCCACCCCCTAGTTCACACGACCCCAATCCCATCCCCTAACCCTATCCTCTATCCTGGCGAAGTGGCCCCACGgcgcgagcgcgagcgcgaggTGCGGTCGCGGCGGCTGCGACCCGGGCGTGACGGTCGCTAGTGGGCTACCTGGGCCGTAGATGTAGCCTGTTCCAAAGTCATCGTCCGCATCGCACGGCCGTTGCCCGTTGAGGAGGAGCAACTCCGTTTTCCTTCTCCCGTTCACCCCGCAGGCGCagggcgctctctctctctctctctctcccctggcGATCGACGACCGTAGCGGCCGCCCCACGCCAGGTGCCCAGGTTTTCGTCGGGCCCTTCGCCATGTCTTCGCCGGACCCTTCGCCGTCGTCGAGCACCCAACAGGTATGCCCACCCCTTCTCTGCTCCCCCCTGCTGTGCGGTGCCGAGGACCCAAACCCTAACTTAGGCTATTTGGTGTActcggatctgatctaattgcAAGCGTGTACATGTATAATGCCTACCAAATTCGGTTTTGCTGCAAAAGTTATCCGGTGTGCATATGCCCACCCATGTCCTTttactggatccgcccctgcagtTGGTCTTTGGTTTGCTCCGTAGAGATGCAGGTTGGAGGGTTAGGGAGGAGCTAACTTGTTTTTGTTTCTGCATTGGTACCTGGACTTGCGAATCCAGCAGAAACAATTGGACAGTTTGGCAAATCTACTGGCAGAGGCAAGCAGGTAATGTTGCTATGCACCTTTCCGCTCAGTTTAATAATAGCAAAATTGCTGGTAATTTTGTCGTGTCGATGTGTGATGCTCATAATTTCTATCGGTGTGTTACTAATTACAGCTACTGATATAGTGATATACAATTCGTAACAGTTTATTTTGTCTATTGAttggttcataatttcatatggTATGATAACTCTTACCAACGTTCTCGTGAAATGCCAGGTTCTACCGCAGAGCATACAATGAACTGTTCTCAGGTGTAACTACTGAGCAGGAGCCTGAATCATCGACTAATACTCCTGAGTATATGCTTTTTGGGTGGCATCTCTTCTTAATGCTTCGTTCGAGATCACCAGAATTGTTCAAGGACCTGGTGTCCTGCATCCATGGATTAGTTGCTGTATTGGTCAGTTTGCTTATTTCCCCTTTCTTTTGTTTCATTATGGATTTTTGAACTATGACTCCTTTAGTGCTGTGAGCTGCTGCCTGTATTTTTGATTGATCACAGAACTGCTTACTGCAATGCAGGCCATACTTTTGATCCACGTGCCAGCTAAATTTAGGAGCTTCACGATTGAAGGCTCTTCTCACTTAAGTAATTGTTCTTTCTGAATCTATTTTTTAATTTGTTCATTCAGCATGTGGCCCGtagttatgttttttttttggtttgctTGAATTCAGTCAAACAAACTGAGAAAGGCGTGGATCTTATTGCTTCGTTATGTCATAATTATCATGCCTCTGAAGAACGTTTGAAAGAAATGATGGACAAGTCTCACAAGGCAATAGAAGACGTTTTCGGCATGAAAGCACTAAGTGCTTCAGAGTGCAAAACAGAAAATTTGGATAAGATAGACACAGGCATGGAACCCTTCCTTCAAATGTTTGTGCATGCAAACCTAGTTCTGATTATGCCGCATGCTTAAATTAGCTGAATTGTTATTGTTATGTCAATGTTCTGTTGCAGATGGCCTGATGTATTTCAAAGGTCTCATTGATATGGAGTGTTTCCAGTCAAATCTGGAAAAAATGGAGAAACTATGTAATTCTAATAGCTGTGAAGGGGAGCTTGATTTTAAATCAATTTTGATCAGTAATGATTATATCCCCTGTGCTGAGAACTCGCCTGGGGATTCCACCAATTTAGGATGTTCAAAGGTATCCAGAATGGTTTGTAAATTTCAGTAGGTTGAATTTCTTTTTGCAGATTGTATCAAtcgattctttttcttcttttgcagcGTGTCTTTGAAATATTGGCATCTCCCACAAAGACAATAAAGAACATGCTGACTGTTCCTAGTTCCCCTTTGTCACCCGCCACCGGTGGTTCAGTCAAGATTGTGCAAATGACACCAGTAACTTCTGCCATGACGACAGCTAAGTGGCTTCGTGAGGTGATATCTTCATTGTCAGAGAAGCCTTCATCTAAGCTTCAGCAGTTGCTGTCATCATGCGATACGGATTTGACAAGTGCTGTCACAGAAAGGGTCAGCATAGTTTTGGAAGCAATTTTTCCAACCAAGTCTTCTGCTGATGGGGGTGGCTCATTAGGCCTCAATTGTGCAAATCTCTTTGATATTCCATGGGCAGAAGCCAGAAAAATGGAGGCTTACAAGTTGTACTATAGGGTATTAGAGGCAATCTGCAGAGCTGAGTTACAAAACAGCAATGTAAATAATCTAACTCCGTTGCTGTCAAATGAGCGTTTTCACCGATGTTTGATTGCATGTTCAGCGGAGCTAGTATTGGCAACACATAAGCCAGTCTTCATGATGTTTCCTGCTGTTCTTGAGAGTACGGGTCTAACTGCATTTGATTTGAGCAAAATAATTGAGAACTTTGTGAGACATGAAGAGACCCTCCCAAGACAATTGAAAAGGCACCTAAATTCCTTAGAAGAACAACTTTTGGAAAGCATGGTATGGGAGAAAGGTTCATCATTGTATAACTCACTGATTGTTGCTAGGCCATCTGTTGCTTTAGAAATAAAGCGCCTTGGTCTTTTGGCTGAACCAATGCCATCTCTTGATGACTTAGTGGCAAGGAAGAATATTCATGTTGAGGGCTTGCCTGCCACACCATCTAAAAAACGTGCTGCTGGTCCAGGTAATTTGCTACTCAGCCTTAGTTTGATGTTTCACATTTAGTCTATAGGTAGCAGTCATTATATTCAGTGCGTTAGTCACTATAATTGCTAACACTGCCATTTTATCAGCAGAAGCTGGAATGAAATATCGGTTCAGTATTAGCATTGTGTCCTGAAGGTTAAGATTAGCTTTATTGCTGAAAGGCAAAAAAAGTAAAGGGTAATGTGGTCGAAAATTATGGTCAGGAAAGATGAAAATCAGCCTTAATAATGTGAAACTTCTGCACCAATGAAACTTCACCCTGAATTTGTTTGTTTGTAGCAGTACAAATGTACAATGTATTCTTAGTAAATGTACAATGTATTAGTGTAAAGTATGCTCCTTGTCACATTAGTGCAGAAGGTAACATGAACTCAAGTTGCGGTGCAGGATCTATTTTCCTTTATATCAATTGTGTAACAGTTTTGTATAAGTGACTTTTTGAACAAGGAATTTATGACAATACAGTGCCTTTCCAATTGGGTACCATCTAAAAATTTGAAGGTTCAATAACCTTAAAAATTAAACTGCAATATTTTTGAAACAAGAATTCTATTTGGTACTCCTCTTTGTTCCTTTTAGGCTTTTGACTCTTCTCTCTATTTTATTCACCACATGTTTCTTGCAGATGACAACGCTGATCCTCGATCACCAAAGAGATCGTGCAATGAATCTAGGAACACAGTGGTAGAGCGCAATTTGCAGACACCTCCACGCAAGCAAAGCCAAATGGTGTCGACTAGTTTGAAAGCAAAATGCCATCCACTCGAGTCCACATTTGCAAGGTTTAGTCACCTGTTTCAGTTGTACTAGTATTTATGCATTCTACTTTTCTGTTAACGAAACAGAAGTATTGTTTTACCATTTGTCTACTTTGCAGTCCAACTGTCAGTAATCCTGTTGGTGGGAATGAAAAATGCGGTGACGTGACAATTCAGATATTCTTTTCCAAAGTATGGATCTTCTCATAATCAGAACTTCACTTCTATGATTTATCTTCTTTCCTTAAGTTTTGATTTTGACCTGCAATTTCTTCAGATTCTGAAGTTGGCTGCTGTTAGAATAAGAAACTTGTGTGAAAGGGTTCAACATGTGGAACTGACAGAGCGTGTCTATAATGTCTTCAATCAGATTCTTGATCAACAGACAACATTATTTTTTAATAGACACATCGATCAACTTATCCTTTGCTGTCTTTATGGTGTTGCAAAGGTATCATTTACACTATTTAATGAGCTTCCTGTCATTATTTCCCTTTTATCTAGGCTGGCTGACCAATGCCTTCTCTGACAGGCTTGTAAAGTAGAACTCTCATTCAAGGAGTTACTCAACTATTACAGAAAAGAAGCACAATGCAAACcagaagtttttcaaaatatctaTTTGGGGAGTAGGAATCGTAATGACGTATGTACCTTGGCTTCTATATTGCACCTTTATTCTGACAGTTCTTTCTTCATTCTTCGGGTGCTCCTTATTGCTTGTTTTTCTGAAAGTTATTTGCTATCAACAGGTATTAGTATCACGCCATGTTGATATCATTACTTTTTACAACGAGGTGTTTGTTCCAGCAGCCAAGCCTTTCCTGGTGTCACTAATATCATCTGGTACTCGTCCAGAAGACAAGAAGAATGCTAGTGGTATATGCTATACCCACTTTCTCAGTTTGAACTGCTATTTCTTTTCCTATGTGTCAATGATGTCATTACTCTTGCTTAGGCCAAATTCCTGGATCTCCCAAGCCATCCCCTTTCCCAAATTTACCAGATTTGTCCCCGAAGAAAGTTTCAGCGTCTCATAATGTATATGTGTCTCCTTTGCGGCAAACCAAGGTTTTTTTTTCTCATTCTTCGCTTTACTTTCTACAGCACACTAATGTGTCAACAACAGCATCAATGACAAAGCCGTTGTGTCCCAAGTGTGGGGCAGGCTAGAGGTTAAGTCTCACAAGAGCCATAACACAGTAGTGTATCGTGTTGATGAGAGTTTTTCTAGGCCACTCCTTACATTTCATTAAATGCTGGGAATAATTCTTAAGAATTGAGATGGAGATTACCTAAGTTCCTTAGGGTTGGCATACCTTTCAATACTACAGCTTGTTGTCACCACATTTCATTTTATTGTAAGTTATTTTAAGACTAGTCAATGCTGCTATGAGGGTGGGTGGTACTGCTTCCGCCTTATTGTCCACTTCATATCATAATAGTAATGCTGTCGAATCATTAGCACTTATCTCTTTACTGCATATATAACACATTCCTCTATGCCACTTGTCAGATGGATTTACTTCTGTCACCAAGTTCCAGAAGTTTTTATGCATGCATTGGTGAAGGCACCCATGCTTATCAGAGCCCATCTAAAGATTTGGCTGCTATAAATAGCCGCCTAAATTAGTATGAATCTCAAAATGACACTTTCTTTTCTACGACATGGTTTCATGTCTACAACACTAATTTATACCACTCCGTTTCTTGTTAAATTTGCAGTAGCGGCCGGAGAGTAAACAGTCGATTAAACTTCGACATGGTGAGCGACTCAGTGGTAGCTGGCAGTCTGGGCCAGTCAAATGGTGGTTCTACCTCCTTGGATCCTGCAGCTGCATTTAGCCCCCTTTCAAAGAAGAGAGAGCCAGATACTTGATCAAATATAAATGGCGACTGTCGTATATAGCTCACAGCTCCATGCTCCATAGCAGTCTATTCTTCTGAATAAGTGGGTTAACTGGAGTGATTTAACTGTACATGTATGTGTTGGTGAGAAGCAGCAGTTTATAGGCAGCAAACTGTTTCAAGTTAGCTTTGAGGTTGTATTGACATTTCCCTGCTAATTGAACATATTAGATTGTAACATCCGCTGTGTAGAATGCTAATGAATCTTTAGTTTTCAGTGGGTTGACATAATAAATCCTTATCCTAGTTGGCTGGTTGTTGGGAGACATTCATGATTCATCAGGGTTATATTTGGTTGTCAAATAGTACTgtacttaattcatatctttcatATTTTTCACTAGCATTGGCAACCCCAAATTGCTTTCCTGACTAGGCTCATATTCTTCACAGGTATAAGCATGCGAACTCTAAACTATTTGAATCCTTTTATATATTCTAATTTTTAATTACTTTCTCTGTTTCTGCTACTTTTGTACTGTGTATTTCCAGCTTCTCCATCAGACTGATGGTTCCCTATTCAGTACGCTGCAAGTGATTTGACATATATGGCTTATCCTTCAGGTATGTCTCATGTTGACTTCATTGCTTTTGTAATGGTACTGTTGACTTCATTGCTGGTTAGAATCAACCTTTACTGCTTTATATTGTTCTACTATTTTTGGCTTGCACAGCCAGGATGATTGGTTTTCTGCATCAATCAATCCTTTTCTCAGGACACAAGATAATTCTTGTATGCTACACTTCCCAAATTGCAATTAGTTCAGAAGTCTACCTTCTTTCATTCAGTTAGTTCTCAGCAACACTGAATGGGTATGAATCAGTTGTTCCAATAGATGTTCATCTGTTTATTCCAAACAATCTGACATCACATCTCTTTCTGCAGGTGAGATAAGGAAAACCTG is part of the Miscanthus floridulus cultivar M001 chromosome 9, ASM1932011v1, whole genome shotgun sequence genome and encodes:
- the LOC136483877 gene encoding retinoblastoma-related protein 1-like isoform X1, which produces MSSPDPSPSSSTQQQKQLDSLANLLAEASRFYRRAYNELFSGVTTEQEPESSTNTPEYMLFGWHLFLMLRSRSPELFKDLVSCIHGLVAVLAILLIHVPAKFRSFTIEGSSHLIKQTEKGVDLIASLCHNYHASEERLKEMMDKSHKAIEDVFGMKALSASECKTENLDKIDTDGLMYFKGLIDMECFQSNLEKMEKLCNSNSCEGELDFKSILISNDYIPCAENSPGDSTNLGCSKRVFEILASPTKTIKNMLTVPSSPLSPATGGSVKIVQMTPVTSAMTTAKWLREVISSLSEKPSSKLQQLLSSCDTDLTSAVTERVSIVLEAIFPTKSSADGGGSLGLNCANLFDIPWAEARKMEAYKLYYRVLEAICRAELQNSNVNNLTPLLSNERFHRCLIACSAELVLATHKPVFMMFPAVLESTGLTAFDLSKIIENFVRHEETLPRQLKRHLNSLEEQLLESMVWEKGSSLYNSLIVARPSVALEIKRLGLLAEPMPSLDDLVARKNIHVEGLPATPSKKRAAGPDDNADPRSPKRSCNESRNTVVERNLQTPPRKQSQMVSTSLKAKCHPLESTFASPTVSNPVGGNEKCGDVTIQIFFSKILKLAAVRIRNLCERVQHVELTERVYNVFNQILDQQTTLFFNRHIDQLILCCLYGVAKACKVELSFKELLNYYRKEAQCKPEVFQNIYLGSRNRNDVLVSRHVDIITFYNEVFVPAAKPFLVSLISSGTRPEDKKNASGQIPGSPKPSPFPNLPDLSPKKVSASHNVYVSPLRQTKMDLLLSPSSRSFYACIGEGTHAYQSPSKDLAAINSRLNYSGRRVNSRLNFDMVSDSVVAGSLGQSNGGSTSLDPAAAFSPLSKKREPDT
- the LOC136483877 gene encoding retinoblastoma-related protein 1-like isoform X2; this encodes MSSPDPSPSSSTQQKQLDSLANLLAEASRFYRRAYNELFSGVTTEQEPESSTNTPEYMLFGWHLFLMLRSRSPELFKDLVSCIHGLVAVLAILLIHVPAKFRSFTIEGSSHLIKQTEKGVDLIASLCHNYHASEERLKEMMDKSHKAIEDVFGMKALSASECKTENLDKIDTDGLMYFKGLIDMECFQSNLEKMEKLCNSNSCEGELDFKSILISNDYIPCAENSPGDSTNLGCSKRVFEILASPTKTIKNMLTVPSSPLSPATGGSVKIVQMTPVTSAMTTAKWLREVISSLSEKPSSKLQQLLSSCDTDLTSAVTERVSIVLEAIFPTKSSADGGGSLGLNCANLFDIPWAEARKMEAYKLYYRVLEAICRAELQNSNVNNLTPLLSNERFHRCLIACSAELVLATHKPVFMMFPAVLESTGLTAFDLSKIIENFVRHEETLPRQLKRHLNSLEEQLLESMVWEKGSSLYNSLIVARPSVALEIKRLGLLAEPMPSLDDLVARKNIHVEGLPATPSKKRAAGPDDNADPRSPKRSCNESRNTVVERNLQTPPRKQSQMVSTSLKAKCHPLESTFASPTVSNPVGGNEKCGDVTIQIFFSKILKLAAVRIRNLCERVQHVELTERVYNVFNQILDQQTTLFFNRHIDQLILCCLYGVAKACKVELSFKELLNYYRKEAQCKPEVFQNIYLGSRNRNDVLVSRHVDIITFYNEVFVPAAKPFLVSLISSGTRPEDKKNASGQIPGSPKPSPFPNLPDLSPKKVSASHNVYVSPLRQTKMDLLLSPSSRSFYACIGEGTHAYQSPSKDLAAINSRLNYSGRRVNSRLNFDMVSDSVVAGSLGQSNGGSTSLDPAAAFSPLSKKREPDT
- the LOC136483877 gene encoding retinoblastoma-related protein 1-like isoform X3, whose product is MSSPDPSPSSSTQQQKQLDSLANLLAEASRFYRRAYNELFSGVTTEQEPESSTNTPEYMLFGWHLFLMLRSRSPELFKDLVSCIHGLVAVLAILLIHVPAKFRSFTIEGSSHLIKQTEKGVDLIASLCHNYHASEERLKEMMDKSHKAIEDVFGMKALSASECKTENLDKIDTDGLMYFKGLIDMECFQSNLEKMEKLCNSNSCEGELDFKSILISNDYIPCAENSPGDSTNLGCSKRVFEILASPTKTIKNMLTVPSSPLSPATGGSVKIVQMTPVTSAMTTAKWLREVISSLSEKPSSKLQQLLSSCDTDLTSAVTERVSIVLEAIFPTKSSADGGGSLGLNCANLFDIPWAEARKMEAYKLYYRVLEAICRAELQNSNVNNLTPLLSNERFHRCLIACSAELVLATHKPVFMMFPAVLESTGLTAFDLSKIIENFVRHEETLPRQLKRHLNSLEEQLLESMVWEKGSSLYNSLIVARPSVALEIKRLGLLAEPMPSLDDLVARKNIHVEGLPATPSKKRAAGPDDNADPRSPKRSCNESRNTVVERNLQTPPRKQSQMVSTSLKAKCHPLESTFASPTVSNPVGGNEKCGDVTIQIFFSKILKLAAVRIRNLCERVQHVELTERVYNVFNQILDQQTTLFFNRHIDQLILCCLYGVAKACKVELSFKELLNYYRKEAQCKPEVFQNIYLGSRNRNDVLVSRHVDIITFYNEVFVPAAKPFLVSLISSGTRPEDKKNASGQIPGSPKPSPFPNLPDLSPKKVSASHNVYVSPLRQTKMDLLLSPSSRSFYACIGEGTHAYQSPSKDLAAINSRLNYGRRVNSRLNFDMVSDSVVAGSLGQSNGGSTSLDPAAAFSPLSKKREPDT